The region CATTTCCCATACGATGCCCACCCATTATGTGCGATTCCTCTGGATTTCCAGACGCTTTGCCACCTAGATTTCAGGCAAGGAGGTCGAGATGGGGACAAGCAACTACAGCGCCATGTTGAAGCGTGATGCGGTGCATCAGATTGGGTTTCGCGGTACTCGGTCGGGAGGATGGAGCCTATCGGTGCCATTTCGTCCATCGTCCTGAGGTGATCCAGACGGTCCCGGATCACCCTGCGTGGCTGAACCTCCGATCCGACAAGCCCGGGCTGTTCAGAGAGCGTTTTGATCGCGGCGAATTGGGCGCGGCATGGCTGACGCTCAACGGGACAGGCTGGCAGTTCACCGATGCGGCGCAGGCATCGGAGCCTCTGGCAGGCGCACCGGCTGCTGACGAGCGCTTCAAGCAGATGGCAGCTATCTGGATCGCACAGGCAACGGGCGATCAGGGGGCTACTGAGGCCGAACAATCGACCATGCTGCCGGCTGAGGGCTGGAAACCTCCCTCAGTGTGTATTGCAGCTTGGCACGTGCCGGCGGACGCGACATCATCCAATGCTCCAACGAGGCCATGATGAGCCAGGACCTAGCCAATCTGATCGCCACCGCCGCGCGAACTACCTTATCGAGGCTTTTCGAGGAGCATCCAGAGGACTTCTACTACTGCACACTGATAACCACCGCCGAGGGGCTGCCTCCCGCGCCGTCGGCATGGTCCTGGCAGGCTCTGGATCGGGTTTCTGCGGCACAACCGGATCCGGAAAAGGCCAAGCCGCTGCTGAAATGGTCCTATTCGGAAAGCCCTTACTGGCTCTTCGGCGACGAGGCCTTCGAGCCGGTCAGGCGGCGCTTTGCCGAGCTTGTCGATCCGCATAGCCTGCCCACGGAAGGTGAATTTGTTCGGGAGGTGAACCATCGCCTTGCAGAAATGGAGAAGGCCATGAAGATGCTTGATGACGAAGGACTCTTTGGTGTCGGCGCGCGCAGGGAAGGAATGGTGGTTCTTGTTGAGGTCATGCCTCCCGATGAAGGGAATACCGAGCGCGCCTTGCGTTTGAACAGCCCCGGCCCGGCGATCGAGACCTGGCTCGACGAGGCAGGTGAGTGACTACAAGCGGCAAGCCTTTGGTACTCGGAGTCTTCATAGCAGCTTGATTATTTCCGAGACGTGGCCTCCTTGCCAAAGCATGCCTTCTGGCCATCGGGAGAATTGCAACAGTCAGCAGATTCGCCTTCTCTCGTGCTCGACCGGACAACTGCCGAACGGCTTTGCACAGAATCTTGCAAACAAGCTCGGGGTGGACGTGCTTGCCCCCAGCGAGGTGCTTTGGGCTTATCCAAATGGAAACATGGTGGTCGCTCCGATGTCATCCGGCGGCCAGCCCGTTCTCAGCCAGACCGGCCAGTTCAACCTGTTCACGCCCGGAGGGGGAAGATGAGTAACGATCAGCCGACCTGCGACAGCTGCGGCGGACAGCTGGAGTTCCGGGTCGATGGAAGCGCGCAGGGCTGGTACTGCCCGAGCTGCGATACCTGGGCCATGGTCACTACCTGTCTGTCCGCGATAGCAACCGAACCGACGGTCTATCACCTCTTCGTGGTAAACGGCGATCCCGACAATATTGAACAGATGAAGGCCGTCTCTGCTGCCTCAGCGCGAAACCTGATATGGTCGAAGAAGACCTTGTCATCGGTTGACACAGAGGTCGTCGCAGGCAGGGCACCCGAAATTGCGAAGGCGGCCGAGCAGCTTCGGGCTTCCGGAATCTCCATCAGAATCGAACCGGAGTTTCCATATGCCATCTCGTGATGCGACAGATGCGATGACCCTCGCGAAAGGCGAGGCGCGTCGTCCCGACAGGTCCTGTGTCGTACGCCGCCCCCTGTGCCACGGGCGCGGCCAAGCCAGCCCCCTGCAATACGGGTCGCCGAATCTGGGTCGCATCGGTGGTCCGTAGACCTGACATTCCTTCTGTCGAGCGCGCCAAGATCGATGCTGTCCTCGACCAATCCGAGGCCCATTTCGCCAAGGGCTACATTCGCGCCGCATTGGCCCTGAACTTGAAGCCTGGGTGCTGATCCCCGAACCGAAAAGCGGATGGGACTAGTATCCCCAGACGCTCGCCGTCGATTTCCTCGAGGACTGCGCCGATCTGGGTGATCTGCCGGAAGCGAAAAGGTGGATCGAAACGCTTTACGAGGTGTATGACGATCCCGACCACAGGAATCTCTACACGCTGATGCTCGAAGGCGCATCGCACTACGAGCTTGGCGAAAGGGATACGGCGGCGGCGAGTTTCCAGCGCGTCTTGGATCTGTTTGGCCGAGAGGTTTTCAGGGGTAGCCATGCGACCTATCTGGATTTTCTGCAGGTGTACAAGGCGGGGCTCCCGTGACCGCGGCGTCGTTTCTGACCAAGCGATTCCACACGAAAGGAAAGGTCGTGATCATCTCGGATGTGCTGGCTAACCCAGAGGGGTTTCTCTGGAGTGATGCGCTCTATGCCGAGCCAGTCAAACTGCTTTCGGCAGGGACGCCGTGCCTGGTCCATGATCCGAACGATGTCGAAGACAACGATACGGACCTCCCGAAGGCCGCAATCGACACGGGGTTCCGCTATGTCCTCGCGATGCAGACCCTTCAGAGCATCGTCGAGAATCTGCAGCTACAGGGGCGCGCAGGTTCCCCCGAAGAGCGGCTTCAAGCCTTGAACTTCTATCTCGAAAATGATGCGTTCATCTCTATTCGACGATAGGCATGCTACGTCGCACCGGCCGAAGAGGCCAAATCGGGTAATACCCGGCTGGGTCCCATTGCTGATCAAGGACTTCTCTACGCCACTTCCTCCCAACTACTTCAATCCCCTGCCCTGCAAATGAACCGCTACAAAGATCTGATTTCCGCCATGGGCTACCCGGTCGCAGCGCGCGCAAGCGGCGCGAGAATCGCGTCTCTGTTCGAGACATTTGATGCCCCGCCCGGCTGGTATGGCTATCCACCCGCACTGATACCACTGCTCAGCGATGGTTCCCTGCCGTCCTATCTTGGCCTCTGGAAGCACTGGTTCATTGCGCGAGAGCCAAGCTTTGCCACGCTCAGCGTCTCGGATGACCATCGCACCGACGAGATTGCGCGAACCGAGGGCCAGCTTTCCGAATGGCTCGTTGCAAAACTGATTGTTGCGGCCGACGAGGTCAGCGATGATGTTCGTGATCTGGCAAACGCCCTTGATGTGAGCGATCTGGCGGCCATCGATCAGGTAACCGTCGAAACCGGTGATGAAGCAAAAGGCTTGGCGAAGCTGCCGGCCTTCGCGACGAACACGCCCTTGGCCTCGGCCGATATCGCCACCTATGACGGCGGCTTCGCGGTCCCGGGTCGAGAGGATGGCGCATATCGTTGCTATTTCGACTATAACCCTGAGGTGATCCAGACGATCCCCGATCACCCTGAGTGGCTTCACCCCCAATCCGACAAGCCCGCGCTTTTCAGACAGTATTTCGATCGTGGCGAGTTCGGCCCGGCATGGCTGACCCTCAATGGGACGGGCTGGCTGTTCACGGAGGCGGCACTGGCATTGGAACAACTGGCAGGCGCGCCGCCGGCTGCTGAAGGGCTTTTCAAGCAGATGGCAGAGATCTGGATCGCACAGGCAAAGGACTATCCGGGGGGTTACTGACGCCGGACAATCGTCCCATGCCGCCGGCCGCGGGTTGGAAACCTCCTTCAGTGCGAATTGCGGATTGGCAGGTGCCAGCGGACGCGACATCATCCAATGCTCCGACGAGGCCATGATGAGCCAGGACCTAGCCAATCAGATCGCCACCGCAGCGCGAACTGCCTTCTCGAGGCTTTTCGAGGAGCATCCAGAGGACTTCTACTACTGCACGCTGATAACCACCGGCGAGGGGCTGCCTCCCGCGCCCTCGGCATGGTCCTGGCAGGCCCTGGATCGAACTTCTGCAGCACAACCGAATCCGGAAAAGGCGAAACCGCTACTGAAATGGTCCTATTCGGAAAGCCCCTACTGGCTTTTCGGCGACGAGGCCTTCGAGCCGGTCAGGCGGCGCTTTGCCGAGCTTGTCGATCCGCACAGCCTGCCGACGGAAGGTGCCTTCGTCGAAGAGATTGACCGGCGCGTCGCGGCAATGGAGAGCGCCATGAAGATGCTGGATGATGAGGGTCTGTTCGGGACCGGCGCGCGCAGGGCCGGCATGGTCGTTCTGGTCGAGATGATGCCTCCAGATGTAAGGAATACCGAACGCGCACTTTGCCTGAACCGCCCCGGACCTGTCCTTGACACGTGGCTGGAAGAAGCGGCCGAGTAATTTGCGCTGCTCGAATGTCCATGCAATCAGGGATTGATGCCCCCTCGTGATCGCCCCATCCGTCGAATAGATAGATTGCACATCGCAGCGGAAATGCCGCGCATCGCACCTGCCCTCGACAACCTTGTGAACGGACTCAATTGATGGTCACCGGCTTTGCCTTCTACGGATTGTCCCCTGTTGACCCTGCGCCCAGCGTTGAAGCTGCATCGGCTCTGGCCTCCACCCTATCGCTCAGGGAAGGCGAAATCAGCCAATATGTCAGGTCCAGCCCCGACGACCAAGGCGAGAGCCTGCACCTTGTCGATGCCGATTGGGACGTTGTCGCGAGTGATCCGAAATCGCCAAACATCCGCTTCAGCGCGGTTTCTTCCGACGGCCAGACCGAGCTGGTAGGCGGGTTCGACGATGGCAGTAATGTCGGTTTCTCGCTGGTCGATCTGAGCGTGAGCCGAGCAGATGCCTTACCGGATCAGGATGTCATCAACGTCTTCCGGATCATCGACGCGGCATTCACGCCCGCCTATGGCTTTGCCTTCACGACAGACCGTCCGGAGCAGGTCATGTCCTATGCGAACATGAATGGGGCAACCCTGTTTGCAGGAAACGAAGACCCATTTTCCTTCACCGACGATCTGTCCGAATGGTCGGGCGGCAAGGATACGTTCAAGCGCAGCCGCCTGCGCATGGTCTATCCCTATAACCTGCTGAACCAGAGCCACCTTGCAATTTCCATCGATGGTCAGCCGCTTGGCGACTGGATTCAGGGCCGTGACGATCGGGGGCGGCTTGTCGAGTGGAGCAGCCGGGCCGCGATCTGGATCGTGCCGGCCGAAGCGCTGGTACAGGTCAATAGACACCTTGGCGAGGCCGGCCTGCTGATTTCCTGGCGACCGAACCGGTCAACCGGGCAGCCCCGCAAACTGCCTTGAGATGCTTCCGGCATGGCCCCCTATGCCGACCAATGCCAACGTCTGGCAGCCCCCCGCTCTCCGCGGTAGTCGTCAA is a window of Paracoccus zhejiangensis DNA encoding:
- a CDS encoding DUF4303 domain-containing protein — encoded protein: MSQDLANQIATAARTAFSRLFEEHPEDFYYCTLITTGEGLPPAPSAWSWQALDRTSAAQPNPEKAKPLLKWSYSESPYWLFGDEAFEPVRRRFAELVDPHSLPTEGAFVEEIDRRVAAMESAMKMLDDEGLFGTGARRAGMVVLVEMMPPDVRNTERALCLNRPGPVLDTWLEEAAE
- a CDS encoding DUF7716 domain-containing protein produces the protein MIISDVLANPEGFLWSDALYAEPVKLLSAGTPCLVHDPNDVEDNDTDLPKAAIDTGFRYVLAMQTLQSIVENLQLQGRAGSPEERLQALNFYLENDAFISIRR
- a CDS encoding DUF4303 domain-containing protein, which translates into the protein MMSQDLANLIATAARTTLSRLFEEHPEDFYYCTLITTAEGLPPAPSAWSWQALDRVSAAQPDPEKAKPLLKWSYSESPYWLFGDEAFEPVRRRFAELVDPHSLPTEGEFVREVNHRLAEMEKAMKMLDDEGLFGVGARREGMVVLVEVMPPDEGNTERALRLNSPGPAIETWLDEAGE